A genomic segment from Anaeromyxobacter sp. encodes:
- a CDS encoding CxxxxCH/CxxCH domain-containing protein, whose protein sequence is MRQHLLAASVVVALAAALSGCDQARQVTAPATGSTSCTGCHGDVDGDSGAPPRDVAGATSTEAVTVGAHTAHLAAGVDCAACHVVPARIADAGHIDAGATPKVKFSGKATLDGAAPTWSRTGGGGKGTCSNVYCHGGTLRLGSRGEGVTPTWAGNPPALVGGPCGACHGTAATNGAPAGHGAGLAQADCATCHPDSTLADGSLKPASDGGLHLDGEVQYSAAACAGCHGDPDRAERETLAKAAPPADASGALTGAKVGAHLRHVSSVTGLGSRLSAPFTCAECHAVPTAVPHPAGAPVQFGTATGTLARGPAGTLSPSYGAAGGTCSSTYCHGAGLLGGSNKTPAWTGTATCGTCHFLASPPAPHPATDRAGLVINVATQCIQCHPGTVLATGGINVANGLHVNGVKDVDYHAPGFAAAAAHGGPAKQDLDACRACHGATLDGGPASNGVSCNQCHGGTAWQQRCTLCHGEANRAAVAGQPDVGQPPVNAALAAPPLGSQDESATGSHAVGAHLAHVAPGPLARAFTCQQCHGSPLPTDLGHLDGLVRIGWQLAATGGSTPAPAAGAYPRTPAAASPITCANYCHGATLGGGTRKATDGSALPVAWTGGASEAACGTCHGLPPAYAAPAWHAVSSSGCATCHGYDASAIDTARHVDGTLDLVAGLDCFACHGTRAAGNNAPPRAASSAAVATTDPRVGAHQAHVRAGALAGAFACTACHGTLPIAPDHADGAVTLIWGALATSGGTPATPAAGGVTPGTTATCANYCHGGRWAAPGPANDQYRGGNTSPDWTAGPAEVSCGSCHLVAPTSPAHASVTATKNCGQCHTGYDCTTGNLAACTVNVTAHVNGATDAGGQTCASCHGSAANFAPPLASNGATTGVKVGAHQRHLTGTTLRAAAIGCTECHAVPTAMNHLDGTTGVTWGALATTGGVLPTPAAINAAWEAAPTCTNYCHGGEWAANAAYRGATTAPGWLGSAADVACNDCHQAPPTSPAHTAVTATTSCATCHPGYVCTSGNLAACTVDKAVHLNGVADVTPLSCATCHGTAGRAATAGSFGPANSSANLAAVPPLDTLGASGGVRVGPHLSHSLPQVPASQIYKPILCSECHGLAVNGYTTTHSNLASDVTFASATGANLGGVTPAIVQGTAPTADTCTTYCHGASLTAAQRGSVATWSWTSTGAATCGSCHASPPADQFHTRLAKPSAATTCSACHASVVNATGGIVFTGTGAAATTLHLNGIRQASSATCTSCHGTPGGSAAPPTASNGNTLTTQPKVGAHQVHLTGLRLRSAAIGCAECHVVPTAQNHADATTTVAWGALSSTGGLVPTPAAITAAWETTPTCTNYCHGGTWAANAAYRGTTTAPSWTGTAAQVACNACHLAPPTSPAHSGVTATTSCATCHPGYDCTSGNLAACTVNKALHIGGSLDVTLDCTSCHGTAGRLAAVGMLGPVEGATRLAAAPPRDAAGAATSNKVGPHQGHVNPGATQALVPLLCAECHGAAVNGYTTTHSNLASDVTFAAATRSNLGGVSSAWTPGAPGGCTSYCHGTSFTAAQRGSVTAWRWDTITAAGCGSCHASPPADPAHTSLAKPSAATTCSACHAATVSAGGAILFSGVGAAATTVHIDGTRQTSATCTSCHGTAGVNAAPPSLANVANTNGVGAHQAHVATGAMTTRSVAFACTECHPNQTSMAHANGGAPEVSFAAGLSGVATTWSNTASSCATSACHGGAASQAQWGGTLPTPIWTDAGETFRGCTACHGSPPPLNAATHHPPNPTCAACHPAGATATAMTGAAAAAHVDGTTNRTRTGCTECHGDLTATGVGNADGRAAPGFNAAAASVRGATAATAPAVGAHGRHLTGTTLRTAAIACTECHLVPAAGNLAHATGAGSGGAFATVTFGALSGTGGLVPAYAGSTSATTNASAGSCASTYCHGGRWAPAGATNDQYRGSLPAPSWTGGTAASACGACHRVAPTSTAHAAVTGATNCGNCHPGYDCTTGNLAACTVNRTSHLNGAADAGTLTCASCHGTAGRTATVGTLGASESANNLLAAPPTDTQAATTGVRVGPHQAHSVPAAPGAQIFRPVACSECHGVAVNAYTTAHPNAVTNLTFASATAANLGGVVPSLVQNTAPTADTCTTYCHGASLTAAQRGTTTTWQWNTGLTVDCGSCHGSPPGDAFHTRLAKPSPATACTTCHASVVNAAGGIVFSGVGAAATTLHINGVRQASSATCTSCHGTAAAGNAAPPVSTTGAATGVRVGAHQRHLTGTSLRAAAIGCADCHTVPTAMNHASGTTSVTWGTLASTSSVVPTPATIDAAWEATPTCTNYCHGGKWAANATYRGVTTAPSWLGTTADVACNDCHLAPPTSPAHATVTATTSCANCHPGYTCTSGNLAACSVNLSVHLNGVYDAAAQTCASCHGTAGRVAVGGTFGPANSANNLIAVPPLDTLGAASGVRVGPHLSHSVPQAPASQVFRPILCSECHGTAVNTYGTAHSNLVTNLTFANATNANLGGVTPTLVQNTAPTADTCTTYCHGASLTAAQRGSVATWSWTSAGAADCGSCHASPPADQFHTRLAKPSAATTCSACHLSVVNAAGGIVFTGSGAVAATLHINGVRQASSATCTSCHGTAAAGNFAPPAATTGATLTTDPKVGAHQRHLTSVRLRGTAIACADCHTVPSAVNHATGTATVTWGALARTGGLVPTPATITAAWETTPTCTNYCHGQEWAANATYRGVVTAPSWTGTAAQVACNSCHLAPPTSAIHPVPYPTTTNCSSCHAGYNCVTSNLAACTVNLTTHLNGVPDSSGGTCSSCHGTAGRVSVTGTFGPVNTANNLLAVPPNDTAAAATGVRVGPHISHTVPQVPAQQIYKPVLCSECHGVAVNSYTSGHTNSATDLTFANATAANLGGIIPGIVQNTAPTADTCTTYCHGASFTVAQQGVTTTWSWNTGVAVACNSCHASPPTDPVHTSVPKPSAATVCVACHASVVNAGGTIVFADAGGRHGGGGLGDHADLHQLLPRRQVGGQRQLPGRHAGADLDRDGCDGGL, encoded by the coding sequence ATGCGCCAGCACCTCCTTGCCGCTTCCGTCGTCGTCGCCCTGGCCGCCGCCCTCTCCGGCTGCGACCAGGCCAGGCAGGTCACGGCGCCGGCGACCGGCTCGACGAGCTGCACCGGGTGCCACGGCGACGTCGACGGCGACTCCGGGGCCCCGCCGCGCGACGTGGCCGGCGCCACCTCCACCGAGGCAGTCACGGTCGGCGCCCACACGGCCCACCTGGCGGCCGGCGTGGACTGCGCCGCCTGCCACGTGGTGCCCGCCCGCATCGCCGACGCCGGCCACATCGACGCCGGCGCCACGCCCAAGGTGAAGTTCTCCGGCAAGGCCACCCTCGACGGCGCCGCCCCGACCTGGAGCCGGACCGGCGGCGGGGGCAAGGGCACCTGCTCCAACGTCTACTGCCACGGCGGCACGCTGCGCCTGGGCTCGCGCGGCGAGGGCGTCACGCCCACCTGGGCCGGCAACCCGCCCGCCCTGGTCGGCGGCCCCTGCGGCGCCTGCCACGGCACGGCCGCCACCAACGGCGCGCCGGCGGGCCACGGCGCCGGCCTGGCCCAGGCCGACTGCGCCACCTGCCACCCCGACTCCACCCTGGCCGACGGCAGCCTCAAGCCGGCCAGCGACGGCGGCCTGCACCTCGACGGCGAGGTGCAGTACAGCGCCGCGGCCTGCGCCGGCTGCCACGGCGACCCGGACCGCGCCGAGCGTGAGACCCTGGCGAAGGCCGCGCCGCCGGCCGACGCCAGCGGTGCCCTCACCGGGGCCAAGGTCGGCGCCCACCTGCGCCACGTCTCCAGCGTGACCGGCCTCGGCTCCCGCCTGAGCGCGCCCTTCACCTGCGCCGAGTGCCACGCCGTCCCCACCGCCGTGCCGCACCCGGCCGGTGCGCCGGTCCAGTTCGGCACCGCCACCGGCACCCTGGCCAGGGGCCCGGCGGGCACGCTGAGCCCCAGCTACGGCGCGGCCGGCGGGACCTGCAGCTCGACCTACTGCCACGGCGCCGGCCTGCTCGGCGGCAGCAACAAGACCCCGGCCTGGACCGGCACCGCCACCTGCGGCACCTGCCACTTCCTGGCCTCGCCGCCGGCGCCGCACCCCGCCACCGACCGGGCCGGCCTGGTCATCAACGTGGCCACCCAGTGCATCCAGTGCCACCCGGGCACGGTGCTCGCCACCGGCGGCATCAACGTGGCCAACGGCCTGCACGTCAACGGCGTGAAGGACGTGGACTACCACGCGCCCGGCTTCGCCGCCGCGGCGGCCCACGGCGGCCCGGCCAAGCAGGACCTCGACGCCTGCCGCGCCTGCCACGGCGCCACGCTGGACGGCGGCCCGGCCTCGAACGGCGTCTCCTGCAACCAGTGCCACGGCGGCACGGCCTGGCAGCAGCGCTGCACCCTCTGCCACGGCGAGGCCAACCGGGCCGCGGTGGCCGGCCAGCCGGACGTCGGCCAGCCGCCGGTGAACGCCGCCCTGGCGGCGCCGCCGCTCGGCTCGCAGGACGAGAGCGCCACCGGCAGCCACGCCGTCGGCGCCCACCTGGCCCACGTGGCGCCCGGCCCGCTGGCCCGCGCCTTCACCTGCCAGCAGTGCCACGGCTCGCCGCTGCCCACCGACCTGGGCCACCTCGACGGCCTGGTCCGCATCGGCTGGCAGCTGGCGGCCACCGGCGGCTCCACCCCGGCGCCGGCGGCCGGCGCCTACCCCCGCACCCCCGCCGCCGCCTCGCCCATCACCTGCGCCAACTACTGCCACGGCGCCACCCTGGGCGGCGGCACCCGGAAGGCCACCGACGGCTCGGCGCTGCCCGTGGCCTGGACCGGCGGCGCCAGCGAGGCCGCCTGCGGCACCTGCCACGGCCTGCCGCCGGCCTACGCCGCCCCCGCCTGGCACGCCGTGAGCTCGTCCGGCTGCGCCACCTGCCACGGCTACGACGCCTCCGCCATCGACACCGCCCGGCACGTCGACGGCACCCTGGACCTGGTGGCCGGGCTCGACTGCTTCGCCTGCCACGGCACCCGCGCCGCCGGCAACAACGCCCCGCCGCGCGCCGCCTCCAGCGCCGCGGTGGCCACCACCGACCCGCGGGTCGGCGCCCACCAGGCCCACGTCCGGGCCGGCGCGCTGGCCGGCGCCTTCGCCTGCACCGCCTGCCACGGCACGCTGCCCATCGCGCCCGATCACGCCGACGGCGCGGTCACCCTGATCTGGGGCGCCCTGGCCACCTCCGGCGGGACCCCGGCCACGCCGGCCGCCGGCGGGGTCACCCCCGGCACCACCGCCACCTGCGCCAACTACTGCCACGGCGGCAGGTGGGCCGCGCCCGGTCCCGCCAACGACCAGTACCGCGGCGGCAACACCTCGCCCGACTGGACCGCTGGCCCGGCCGAGGTCTCCTGCGGCTCCTGCCACCTGGTGGCCCCCACCAGCCCCGCCCACGCCTCGGTGACCGCCACCAAGAACTGCGGCCAGTGCCACACCGGCTACGACTGCACCACCGGCAACCTGGCCGCCTGCACCGTCAACGTCACCGCCCACGTCAACGGGGCCACCGACGCGGGCGGGCAGACCTGCGCCTCCTGCCACGGCTCGGCCGCCAACTTCGCACCGCCGCTCGCCTCCAACGGCGCCACCACCGGCGTGAAGGTCGGCGCCCACCAGCGGCACCTGACCGGCACCACCCTGCGGGCCGCGGCCATCGGCTGCACCGAGTGCCACGCCGTGCCCACGGCCATGAACCACCTCGACGGCACCACCGGGGTCACCTGGGGGGCGCTGGCCACCACCGGCGGCGTCCTGCCCACCCCGGCCGCCATCAACGCCGCCTGGGAGGCCGCCCCCACCTGCACCAACTACTGCCACGGCGGCGAGTGGGCCGCCAACGCCGCCTACCGCGGCGCCACCACCGCCCCGGGCTGGCTGGGCTCCGCCGCCGACGTGGCCTGCAACGACTGCCACCAGGCGCCGCCCACCAGCCCGGCGCACACCGCGGTCACCGCCACCACCAGCTGCGCCACCTGCCACCCCGGCTACGTCTGCACCTCCGGCAACCTGGCCGCCTGCACCGTCGACAAGGCCGTCCACCTGAACGGCGTGGCCGACGTGACCCCGCTCTCCTGCGCCACCTGCCACGGCACGGCGGGCCGCGCCGCCACGGCCGGCTCCTTCGGGCCGGCCAACTCCTCCGCCAACCTGGCCGCCGTCCCGCCCCTCGACACCCTGGGGGCCTCGGGCGGCGTCCGCGTCGGACCGCACCTGTCGCACAGCCTGCCCCAGGTGCCGGCCAGCCAGATCTACAAGCCCATCCTCTGCTCCGAGTGCCATGGCCTGGCCGTGAACGGCTACACCACCACCCACTCCAACCTGGCCTCCGACGTCACCTTCGCCAGCGCCACCGGCGCCAACCTGGGCGGCGTGACCCCGGCCATCGTGCAGGGCACCGCGCCCACCGCCGACACCTGCACCACCTACTGCCACGGCGCCTCGCTGACCGCGGCCCAGCGCGGCTCGGTGGCCACCTGGTCCTGGACCAGCACCGGCGCGGCCACCTGCGGCTCGTGCCACGCCTCGCCGCCGGCCGACCAGTTCCACACCCGCCTGGCCAAGCCCTCGGCGGCCACCACCTGCAGCGCCTGCCACGCCTCGGTGGTCAACGCCACCGGCGGCATCGTCTTCACGGGCACCGGCGCGGCGGCCACCACGCTGCACCTCAACGGCATCCGCCAGGCCAGCAGCGCCACCTGCACCAGCTGCCACGGCACGCCGGGCGGCAGCGCGGCCCCCCCGACGGCCTCCAACGGCAACACCCTGACCACCCAGCCCAAGGTCGGCGCCCACCAGGTGCACCTCACCGGCCTCCGGCTGCGCAGCGCGGCCATCGGCTGCGCCGAGTGCCACGTGGTGCCCACGGCCCAGAACCACGCCGACGCCACCACCACCGTGGCCTGGGGCGCCCTGAGCTCCACCGGCGGGCTGGTCCCGACCCCGGCGGCCATCACCGCCGCCTGGGAGACCACCCCCACCTGCACCAACTACTGCCACGGCGGCACGTGGGCCGCCAACGCCGCCTACCGCGGCACCACCACCGCCCCCAGCTGGACCGGCACCGCGGCGCAGGTGGCCTGCAACGCCTGCCACCTGGCCCCGCCCACCAGCCCGGCGCACTCCGGCGTGACCGCCACCACCAGCTGCGCCACCTGCCACCCCGGCTACGACTGCACCAGCGGCAACCTGGCCGCCTGCACCGTCAACAAGGCCCTGCACATCGGCGGCTCGCTGGACGTCACGCTCGACTGCACCTCCTGCCACGGCACCGCCGGCCGGCTGGCCGCGGTGGGGATGCTGGGCCCGGTGGAGGGCGCCACCCGCCTGGCCGCCGCGCCGCCCCGCGACGCCGCTGGCGCCGCCACCTCCAACAAGGTCGGCCCGCACCAGGGCCACGTGAACCCCGGCGCCACGCAGGCGCTGGTGCCGCTCCTCTGCGCCGAGTGCCACGGCGCGGCGGTGAACGGCTACACCACCACCCACTCCAACCTGGCCTCCGACGTCACCTTCGCCGCCGCCACCCGCTCCAACCTGGGCGGCGTGAGCTCGGCCTGGACGCCGGGCGCGCCGGGCGGCTGCACCAGCTACTGCCACGGCACCTCCTTCACCGCCGCGCAGCGCGGCTCGGTCACCGCCTGGCGCTGGGACACCATCACCGCCGCCGGCTGCGGCTCCTGCCACGCCTCCCCGCCGGCCGACCCGGCCCACACCTCGCTCGCCAAGCCCTCGGCGGCCACCACCTGCAGCGCCTGCCACGCGGCCACCGTCTCGGCCGGCGGCGCCATCCTCTTCAGCGGCGTCGGCGCGGCCGCCACCACCGTCCACATCGACGGGACCCGCCAGACCTCGGCCACCTGCACCAGCTGCCACGGCACCGCCGGCGTCAACGCCGCGCCGCCCTCGCTCGCCAACGTCGCCAACACCAACGGCGTGGGCGCGCACCAGGCCCACGTGGCCACCGGCGCCATGACCACCCGCTCGGTGGCCTTCGCCTGCACCGAGTGCCACCCCAACCAGACCTCGATGGCCCACGCCAACGGCGGCGCGCCCGAGGTCAGCTTCGCCGCCGGCCTCTCCGGGGTCGCCACCACCTGGTCCAACACCGCCTCCAGCTGCGCCACCAGCGCCTGCCACGGCGGCGCCGCCTCCCAGGCCCAGTGGGGCGGGACGCTGCCCACCCCGATCTGGACCGACGCCGGCGAGACCTTCCGCGGCTGCACCGCCTGCCACGGCTCGCCCCCGCCGCTCAACGCCGCCACCCACCACCCGCCGAACCCCACCTGCGCGGCCTGCCACCCGGCCGGCGCCACCGCCACGGCGATGACCGGGGCGGCCGCCGCGGCCCACGTGGACGGCACCACCAACCGCACCCGCACCGGCTGCACCGAGTGCCACGGCGACCTGACCGCCACCGGCGTCGGCAACGCCGACGGCCGCGCCGCCCCCGGCTTCAACGCCGCGGCGGCCTCGGTCCGCGGCGCCACCGCCGCCACGGCGCCCGCCGTCGGCGCCCACGGCCGCCACCTCACCGGCACCACCCTGCGCACCGCGGCCATCGCCTGCACCGAGTGCCACCTCGTCCCGGCGGCCGGCAACCTGGCCCATGCCACCGGCGCCGGCAGCGGCGGCGCCTTCGCCACCGTCACCTTCGGCGCGCTCTCCGGCACCGGCGGCCTGGTCCCGGCCTACGCCGGGTCCACCTCGGCCACCACCAACGCCAGCGCCGGCTCCTGCGCCTCCACCTACTGCCACGGCGGCAGGTGGGCCCCGGCCGGCGCCACCAACGACCAGTACCGCGGCTCGCTGCCGGCGCCGTCCTGGACCGGCGGCACCGCCGCCTCCGCCTGTGGCGCCTGCCACCGGGTGGCGCCCACCAGCACCGCCCACGCGGCGGTGACCGGCGCCACCAACTGCGGCAACTGCCACCCCGGCTACGACTGCACCACCGGCAACCTGGCCGCCTGCACGGTCAACCGGACCAGCCACCTGAACGGCGCGGCCGACGCCGGCACGCTCACCTGCGCCTCCTGCCACGGCACCGCCGGCCGGACCGCCACCGTCGGCACCCTGGGGGCCTCCGAGTCCGCCAACAACCTGCTGGCCGCGCCGCCCACCGACACCCAGGCCGCCACCACCGGCGTCCGCGTCGGCCCGCACCAGGCCCACAGCGTCCCGGCCGCCCCGGGCGCGCAGATCTTCCGCCCGGTGGCCTGCTCCGAGTGCCACGGCGTGGCGGTCAACGCCTACACCACGGCGCACCCCAACGCGGTGACCAACCTCACCTTCGCCAGCGCCACCGCCGCCAACCTGGGCGGGGTGGTGCCCAGCCTGGTGCAGAACACCGCGCCCACCGCCGACACCTGCACCACCTACTGCCACGGCGCCTCGCTGACCGCGGCCCAGCGGGGCACCACCACCACCTGGCAGTGGAACACCGGCCTCACGGTGGACTGCGGCTCGTGCCACGGCTCGCCGCCCGGCGACGCCTTCCACACCCGCCTGGCCAAGCCCTCGCCGGCCACCGCCTGCACCACCTGCCACGCCTCGGTGGTCAACGCCGCCGGCGGCATCGTCTTCAGCGGGGTCGGGGCGGCGGCCACCACGCTGCACATCAACGGCGTGCGGCAGGCCAGCAGCGCCACCTGCACCAGCTGCCACGGCACCGCCGCCGCCGGCAACGCGGCCCCCCCGGTGAGCACCACCGGGGCCGCCACCGGGGTGAGGGTCGGCGCCCACCAGCGCCACCTGACCGGCACCAGCCTGCGCGCGGCGGCCATCGGCTGCGCCGACTGCCACACCGTGCCCACCGCCATGAACCACGCCTCCGGGACCACCTCGGTCACCTGGGGCACGCTGGCCTCCACCAGCAGCGTCGTGCCCACGCCGGCCACCATCGACGCCGCCTGGGAGGCCACGCCCACCTGCACCAACTACTGCCACGGCGGCAAGTGGGCCGCCAACGCCACCTACCGCGGCGTCACCACCGCCCCGAGCTGGCTGGGCACCACCGCCGACGTGGCCTGCAACGACTGCCACCTGGCGCCGCCCACCAGCCCGGCGCACGCCACCGTCACCGCCACCACCAGCTGCGCCAACTGCCACCCGGGCTACACGTGCACCTCGGGCAACCTGGCCGCCTGCAGCGTCAACCTCTCGGTCCACCTGAACGGGGTCTACGACGCCGCGGCGCAGACCTGCGCCTCCTGCCACGGCACCGCCGGCCGCGTCGCGGTGGGGGGCACCTTCGGCCCGGCCAACTCGGCCAACAACCTGATCGCCGTGCCGCCTCTCGACACCCTGGGGGCCGCCAGCGGCGTCCGCGTCGGCCCGCACCTCTCGCACAGCGTGCCCCAGGCCCCGGCCAGCCAGGTCTTCCGGCCCATCCTCTGCTCCGAGTGCCACGGCACGGCGGTGAACACCTACGGCACGGCGCACTCCAACCTGGTGACCAACCTCACCTTCGCCAACGCCACCAACGCCAACCTGGGCGGCGTGACCCCGACGCTGGTGCAGAACACGGCGCCCACGGCGGACACCTGCACCACCTACTGCCACGGCGCGTCGCTGACCGCGGCGCAGCGCGGCTCGGTCGCCACCTGGTCCTGGACCAGCGCCGGCGCGGCCGACTGCGGCTCGTGCCACGCCTCGCCGCCGGCCGACCAGTTCCACACCCGGCTGGCCAAGCCCTCGGCCGCCACCACCTGCAGCGCCTGCCACCTCTCGGTGGTCAACGCCGCCGGCGGCATCGTCTTCACCGGCAGCGGCGCCGTGGCGGCCACCCTGCACATCAACGGCGTTCGCCAGGCCAGCAGCGCCACCTGCACCAGCTGCCACGGCACCGCCGCGGCCGGCAACTTCGCCCCGCCGGCGGCCACCACCGGCGCCACGCTCACCACCGACCCCAAGGTGGGCGCCCACCAGCGCCACCTGACCAGCGTCCGGCTGCGCGGCACGGCCATCGCCTGCGCCGACTGCCACACCGTGCCGAGCGCCGTGAACCACGCCACCGGCACCGCCACCGTGACCTGGGGGGCCCTGGCCAGGACCGGCGGCCTGGTCCCGACCCCGGCGACCATCACGGCGGCCTGGGAGACGACGCCGACGTGCACCAACTACTGCCACGGGCAGGAGTGGGCGGCCAACGCGACCTACCGCGGCGTGGTGACGGCGCCGAGCTGGACGGGGACGGCGGCGCAGGTGGCCTGCAACTCCTGCCACCTGGCCCCGCCGACCTCGGCCATCCACCCGGTGCCGTACCCGACCACCACCAACTGCTCGAGCTGCCACGCCGGGTACAACTGCGTCACGTCGAACCTGGCGGCCTGCACGGTGAACCTGACCACCCACCTGAACGGGGTGCCTGACTCCAGCGGCGGGACGTGCTCGTCCTGCCACGGCACGGCTGGCCGGGTCTCGGTGACGGGCACCTTCGGCCCGGTGAACACGGCCAACAACCTGCTGGCGGTGCCGCCCAACGACACGGCGGCGGCGGCCACCGGCGTCCGCGTCGGTCCGCACATCTCGCACACGGTTCCGCAGGTGCCGGCCCAGCAGATCTACAAGCCGGTGCTCTGCTCGGAGTGCCACGGCGTGGCGGTGAACAGCTACACCAGCGGCCACACCAACTCGGCCACCGATCTCACCTTCGCCAACGCCACCGCGGCCAACCTGGGCGGGATCATCCCGGGCATCGTGCAGAACACGGCGCCCACGGCGGACACCTGCACCACCTACTGCCACGGCGCCTCCTTCACGGTGGCGCAGCAGGGCGTGACGACCACCTGGTCGTGGAACACCGGCGTGGCGGTGGCGTGCAACTCCTGCCACGCCTCGCCCCCGACCGACCCGGTCCACACCTCGGTGCCGAAGCCCTCGGCGGCGACGGTCTGCGTGGCCTGCCACGCCTCGGTGGTGAACGCCGGCGGCACCATCGTCTTCGCCGACGCCGGCGGCCGGCACGGTGGCGGCGGCCTGGGAGACCACGCCGACCTGCACCAACTACTGCCACGGCGGCAAGTGGGCGGCCAACGCCAACTACCTGGGCGCCACGCCGGCGCCGACCTGGACCGGGACGGCTGCGATGGTGGCCTGTGA